A region of the Pseudoprevotella muciniphila genome:
ACTGCGCATCCTCTCCTTCGAAGAAACCTGCGACCTGCTACTCGACTTCTTCGACTATGATGCACGCTGCGACATCGCCACCACCTACAGCGAGGACAGCGACCGCAACGACCGCATCGTGTTTTTCAGAGCGTGTGTTATAAATCTGCTTGAGCGCGAGTGTGTGCGCATCTTCATGGAACACGAAGAGGAAATACTCGCGGGCAGTTTTGAAGGCTCACTAATCAGCCATCTGCCCGAACGCCAACTCCATGCCTATAAACACTGCTCGGAAGTGGCAAAACAGCGCATCTACAACTGCAAAGAAGTAACGGACATCGACCTTGCCGGTTTCCATATCATCTACACCTTGCTTAATCTCATGGTGGATGCCGTGATGAGTCCTGAAAAGGCATACAGCAAACTGCTTATCTCACAGGCTTCCAGTCAATATGCTTTACAGAAAGGTCCCATAGCGGAACGTATCATCAGTGTGGTGGACTACCTCACAGGCATGACCGACGTCTTCGCCCTCGACCTTTACCGCAAAATAGAAGGACATTCGCTCCCAGTAGTATAGACGCTTTACAAACGAATCTATGACCCGCTTCTCCATACTCGTGGCTTGCTACAATGCCGAACCATACCTCCGGCAAACACTCGATTCGCTGCTCTCACAGACACTTACCGACATCGAGGTTATCTGCATCGACGACTGCTCCACCGACAGCACACCGCAGATTCTCAATGAATATGCGGCAAAGGACCGTCGGGTCAAAATGCTGAAAACTTCAGAAAACAGCGGACAGGCGGTAGCACGCAACCTCGGACTGAGACATGCCACAGGTGTGCTGACCACGATGGTAGATGCCGACGACTGGCTCGCACCGGACGCTCTCGAAAAAATGTGGCAGACATTCTCCACTCGCGAGGACATTGACAGCCTGGCGTTCCGTCTGCAGATGGTGGAAGAGCGCGGAATTACGCACCCTTTCAAGGAGGACGAGACCATACCGCCACTGATGACAGGCGAAGAGGCATGTCTGCTGGCTATAAACTGGCGCTTGCATGGTTTTGCTGCCGTGCGCACAGAACTCCACAGACGCTATCCATACGATGAAACAACGCGCGTTTATAGCGACGACAACACCTCGCGCATCCACTACCTGAAGAGCCGCTTCGTGGCACAGACCGATGCGGACTACTTCTACCGGCAGCACCCTGCCTCCGTCACTCACCAGCGCGACACGAAACGCCTCGACTTCCTTCGCGCTAACGACTCGCTACGACAGACACTCGAAAGCGAAGGTGCCAATGATCAGATTTTGCAAACTTGCGAGGACTACTGTTGGCGCATCTTTCTCGGCATCTGCAAAGATATGCTGAATCAGCGCGGGAAAATGACTGAAAATGAGTGGAAAACTACTGAAAAACGTCTGCAAGAGGCTTACGATAATATGCAATTAAAACGCCTCGATCCAAAACTCAGAAAAAGCCTCAGAATAGGACCATTATTTGGTTTCGGTTCCTTCATAATGCGCGAAAAATTCATCGCATCGCTCAAAAAGCACAAAACCACCGACGCATGACCACAAAACGAGCCATCATCATAGGTGCCTCCTCAGGCATAGGGCGCGAAGTGGCACGACTCCTGCTCCGCGAGGGCTACGATATCGGCATCGCTGCACGCCGCGAGAATCAACTTATCGCCTTCAAAGAGGAATTTTCGCAAAGTGGGCGCGTGGAAATCATGCCCATCGACGTTACAGCCGACAATGCCGCAGAACGCCTTGAAGCACTCATAGAAAAACTCGGCGGCATGGATCTCTACTTCCACGCAGCAGGCATCGGCAAACAAAACCGTGAATTAGAACCGGACACAGAACTGCAGACCGTCCAGACCAATGCGTTAGGCTTTACAAGAATGATAGGCGCGGCATATCGTTATTTTGCAAAACAAGGAACGGGACACGTCGCAGCCATCACATCCATCGCAGGAACAAAAGGTCTCGGTCCGGCACCGGCATATTCTGCCACAAAAGCCATGCAAGCCACCTATCTCGAAGCCCTCGAACAGCAAGCACGAAACAGGAAACTCAACATCCACTTCACTGATATACGCCCGGGCTTTGTCGATACCGACCTCCTGAGTGGCGACTTCCGTTACCCCATGATGCTGAAGCCCGAAAAAGTGGCTCGTCAAATTGTCAGGGCCATCAAGCACAGACGCCACGTTTGCATTATAGATTGGAAATATCGCCTCCTCACCATGGCATGGCGCTGCATACCACGCTGCATCTGGAGAAACATCAAACTATAATTTCCAATCGCAAAAACAGCGATTTCATCGAAAAAAACGCTTCTGCCGCAGCATGAAGCGTTTTTTATGAAAAAGCCAAATATGTATGCCTTAGTCCATATCTTCGAGGTGCCGGATGCGCTCATCGAAGTCAGGATGAGAGGAAAAGGCATGCAATATCGTAGAGTATTTGCTCGATGAACCTTCCGACATATTCTTCAATTTCTTGAGTGCATCAATCATGGCTGTGGGGTCTTTGTGGCACTTCTTCAGGAATTTATAGGCATATTCATCGGCTTGAGTTTCGTGATAACGGGAATGTTTTGCGGAAAGTGCGGCACTTGTAAGGGAACCCAGGTATGAGTCGGAAAGAGCAGACCAGGTGGAACTTGCCGCGCCCATGAAGTCGGATGCTGCACTGCGAATCAGTGCGCTTCGCCAAGCCTTTTTAGAATGTCGGAGTGCCACGTGTCCTATCTCGTGTCCGATGACACCAAGGAGTTCGTCGTCGGAAAGTTCGTCCATCAGTGCAGAATAAACGCGCACACTGCCGTCTGGACAGGCAAAGGCGTTGATATCCTTAGTGAGATATACCTTGAAGTTTAGTTTTATGCCATCGGCAGAAGTCATGCCTGAAGTGATACGACTGAGGCGGCGTGCATAGTTACTATTTGATGAGCATACCTTGTTCTTGGCATCCATCTTAGCCACTTCCTGTCTTACGGCTTTTGCAAGGTCTGCATCGGAGATGGTGGCTGCTTTACCCGCCTTTACGGTACCCGTCAACACCTTTAGCCAATCCATCTGTGCTGTTGCCGGTGCGTGGCAGACAGCGAGGACGAGCATCAGTGCAGTAAGAATTCTTAAGAATCTCATTTTCTGTAAGTATTATCAAGATGTGTTATAATTTCATTTTTTCAGCGTACGACCACCACTTTTGCTGCGATGTGTTCTTTGCCATCGGCAGTTGCCACAAGAATGTAATACACTCCCGCTGCCACAGGCTCGCCTTTAAAGTTTCGGACGTTCCAAACGAATGTTCCGCCCGTAGATGTTCCTGTTGCCACAGCCTGCCCACCAGTGGTCATGATCTTCACGTCGGCTGCATCGGTAAGACCGGATACTATCACATTACCATTATATCCGGGACGCACAGGGTTGGGATATACTTTCACATTATCCTTGTCGAGTGTCTCCATAGCCTCTGTCGCTTCACTGTGGTAGGAAACGAGGCCCTTGTCTGTTCCGATGAATATCTCGCCAGAAGAAGGATGTACGGCAATGGAAAGGATGTTGTCAGACGGCAGGGGTGAGTTTTCGGTGTTGAACTGCTCAATGATTTCCTGTCCGTTTGGACTGACGAGGTACAAACCATAGCCCGAGGTGCCTATCCACTTCCTGTTAGCGCCATCCACCGCCACTGCTGTGCAGGAGATGCCCGTGAGCAGATAGTCGGCATAATTTGTTCCGTCGTTGCGCGGCACTTTCACTTGCAGCACTTGGAAGTCAGACGATGCATAATCTGCAGGATTTTCCACCACGAAGATACCTGCCGATCCTCCGAACCATATTTGTCCCGTCTTATCTTGCGCCATGCAGAACACACCTCCGCTCAGGTCGATGGTTGCGCCGTCTTCGTTAATCATAGAATAGCGGAAAGTGGCTTTGTCGTCAGACGTGTTGTCGATGGTACCATTATAGTCAATACAGTACAGTCCTCCGCGATGTGTTCCAATGAAACTGCGCGATGCTGCCCACAGCCTGCCATCGCTATCGAACATGATGGGGTTGATGTGTCGCGAGTTGGCAAGTTGCGGACTATAGAGTTTTGTCCACGTTCCGTTAGGTTTGAGAATACGGAAAATGGTGTCCACCTGCTCGTTGGTCATCCAGAGGTAGCCGTTCTTGTCGTAGGCAAGACCGTCCACTCGCACATAGAAAGGCTGATTGCCGGAGAAGGCTTTCAGCGGACTGTTATGGAGGTTGTAATAGTTCACATATTTCCCATTTTTAAACTCGTAAAGACCATAGTCGCCTGTTGCAGCAAAATGATGGTTGGGGTCCTTGGGATCTTGAGCCATGCTCGTCACACTTCGGAAAGGCATGCCTGTTACGGCAGAGATACCTCCTGTCTGCATCGAATTCCATGTGTCGTTTTCGTAATAACTGACTGCCGGGTCGTAGAAGTTTCTCTCGTAATAATCGAATATACCTCCGCTTACCAACAGGCGTTCTCCCTCAAACTTGAGAAACCCGCAATTATCATTCTGCGGACCATAGTTACCTACCGACGTGCCTGTGGTTTTGAAAGAAGTACCATTGAACGAGTAGCCCACGAGTCCATTTCCTCCGTCAGCCACCCAGAAGGTACCGTCAGCCGCTTTGGCTACACTCTGCCATGAATTGGTTAGGGGGATTTCATGCTTGGGATAATTTGGTGATGAACTTTCAAAGATGGTTACACCTCCCGGGTTGAACAGAACACACTGCGTCCTGTTTGCAAACATATTTTTGTTGTAACTTGCACCATTGATTTTTGTAACGCTGTGATTGCCTTCGGCATCTTTCGTTATACGCCAAAGCCCCTCGCTCGCCGTAAGCAGGTAGAGTCCTCCTGCAAAGGGTTTCAGAACTGTTGCGCCATGGCTGTCTATGGTTTTCCACTGCGCATCCTCATTAAGGTTATCCTCCAATCGCCCAGCCAATATTCCCCCGCTTTCGAGAGCGGCATATACTGTGCCGTCATAGAAAGCCGTGGCTGTAACAGCACTTTTCTTGGCATAGAACCCACGCAGTTCCGTGCGCGCCAAATTGATGACAGTTACGCCAGCGGTACTTCCGAGGATGGCATAGTCGCCATTGACACTCAATTCGGTTACTGTTCCCACCGTGGAAGTATTGTTCTTCAGTTGTGCCATGTTCACCACATCATCTGTAGTCACGTCAAGCAGATCAATGTTATTATCATCATAGACGAGTACAAGTGTCTGCTGTGTTGAAGAATAGCCTGTGAGAGTTATGTTCTTACCATTAAGGCCATCGTTTCGGGTATAGAACTTCACCTCGGTATCTTCAGGCGTATAACGCAGAAGGTTTCCACCATATATGCCGAACACATAGTCATCAGCCACAACACTTGCCGTGGCATTATAATAGGACTGATACATTGTCCAATCTCCTATTCTCTGAGCAGGAGACGACAGAGCAATAATGCTGGTTATCAGAAATAATAATAATTTTCTCATGATGGCAGTTTATGATGGTTTATTGGCTTAAAGATTTGGTGTTACGAAGGCTTCACAACTCATTTAGATTAGCGTCCTTGAGGTATTCACAAAGTTTTCTGACGGCACGTGCTCTGTGGCTGATGTTGTTCTTGACTTCAGGCCCCACTTCTGCAAAGGTTTTTCCTATTTCGTATGGTGCAAAGACAGGATCATAGCCGAAACCGTCTGTGCCACGCTTTTCTGTTGTGATTTCTCCGCGTACGATGCCCTCAAACAGATGCTCTCCTTCGCCATTGATAAGTGCTATGACGGTGCGGAATCTTGCGTTGCGGTTGCGCTCGCCTTTAAGTTCGCTAAGCAGTTTTGCGGTGTTTGCCTCGGTGTCGTTGCGGTCAGGATAGGCATATCGCGCAGTATGTACGCCAGGTGCTCCTCCAAGGGCCTCCACTTCCAGGCCTGTGTCGTCAGCAAAACAATCGATGCCGTAATTATCGAAAATATAACGTGCTTTCTGCCGGGCATTTCCTTCGAGGGTATCGCAGGTTTCGGGCAGTTCGCCATGGCAGTCGATGTCGGCTATGCTCAACACATGGAAGTCCTTTCCAAGTATGGCTCTGATTTCGGACAGTTTGTGTGCGTTGTTTGTGGCGAAGAGTATTTGTTTGCGCATTTTGCGGTATGTTTTCTATGTTTCTTTATATTGAGTTGGCACTTTGTTACTCGTCTTCGTCATCATCATATTCGTCTTCCATGTCGTCGGGGTCTATGCCTGTGAAGCCTACCGGTATCATGGGAATATTTCCTATTTCTGCGGCTTCATCGGAAAAACTGGACCAATAACTGCCAAGAATCTTACGCGTACGTGTAAGGCAGTAAAGGTCCACCACGGCATCTTGCAGACTGCGTACGATGTCGCGACGGGCATCAGTCTCCTGTGTGATGGTACGTCCCTTGAAAATCTCACGCATCTTCCACTTCACCTCCTCATCATCAGAAGCGATAAAGAATTTTGCACCTTCTTCCTGTTTCATGGCTTCTATGAATGCATCATCAGTACTCACGATTATAGACTTTTCGTTGTCTGTACGACGAATGTGTACACCAACCGTGTTGTCTGTGTAGCGCTGGCAGAGGAAATCCACCTGATCCTGCAATACCGTCTTGGGGTGAAGCAAAGTGGTGATTTCGTGAGTATAAGGCATTAGTGTATAGCCCGTAGACAGGTATATTTTATTGTACTTTTCAAAAAGTTCTATCAAGTTACCATTACGGTTAGGATGGTAATTGAAGAACTGCTTTCCATAATAAAAACTTCTTGGCAAGGCAGGTGTATAGAGGTTACGATGGTTGGTTACCTTATCGAAAAAGCCACCCTCTACTACCTTAAATCCCTCCTCCTTAATAGGTTTGAAGAGGTGGGAATATTTCGCCTTGCATTGCCAATCCGCCTGCCACACCAGTTTCACCGGTATGCCCGTTTCCCTATGGAAAGTCAAAGCAGAGAAGAGCACCCGCAATCGGTTGCAGAGACCGCCTAAAGCCGTGACTGTCAGTTTTTTACCCATTTTTCTTGTCCTTATGCTTGTGCAGGCGGAGGCAGGCTCTCGCCTTCTTTTTTCTTGGTTTTCTTGGCCTTGGTCTTAATCCTGTCGAAACCTTCGCCAAACACACCGATAACCTTACTCTGCGATACGAATGCAGTGGGGTCAACGGATTGTATGATTCTGAAAATTGTAGTGCTCTCACGCTTACGTGCCAATACGCAGACCACCATGCGGTCCTTCTTGGTGTACCAACCCATACCATTGAGAATGGTCACACTGTGAGAAGTCTCTGTGGTTATGGCTTCTGCTATCTGCTCGTGGAAACGCGAGAAAATCAAGAACTGCACCGACTGACGCCCACGATCATTCACATAGTCAAGCAATACGCTCGCTATGATGAGTGTGGTGTAACCATAAAGCAACTTTTCGAGCGATCCGATAGGTGTGAAGAGTGCAGAAGTGATGATGAAGATATCAATCAGCATGATAATCTGACCCAGCGATACGTTCCTGTACTTATTGACGATGGCTGCAATGATGTCTGTTCCACCAGTTGATCCATTGTGAAGGAATACAAGACCGAGGGCTATACCTTCGATTGCGGATCCTATAACGCATGCCATAAACGACTGAGTGCCAAGCAGTTTAGGCAAATGTTGTGGGGAGATTTCGTACATATTGGCATGTTCTGCTCCATAATTTATCATAACGTCTTGCATCACTGCGAGAATAACCGTGAGCACCACTACACCATATATGGTTTTTACGCAGAATTTCCAGCCAAGCACCTTCACCGCCATGATGAGCAGGATAATGTTCACGGTGAAGAAGGTAATGTACACAGGCAAACTGGTTGTATAGAAAAGGAGTGCACAGATACCCGCAAGACCGCCGCCGGTAATCTGATAGGGCAACTGGAAGCAAGTGTAACCTACGGCGTACATCAATAGTCCGAGCGTGATGAACGAATAGTCGCGCACCTCTTGCAGGACGGTGGGATGAAATAGTCGCGGAGTTGTCATGACAATCTTATTTTGTATGTCGTTATTTGAAGCGCTTATTTTTTGAGTACGATATTGACGATTCTGCCAGGAACTACGATAACCTTCACCACTTGGAAGCCTTCAAGGTATTTCTTACTCTGTTCGGCTTCGAGAGCAGCCTTCTCTATCTCCTCTTTCGACGCATCAGCCGGGAAATCGAGCGTGAAGCGGGTCTTGCCGTTGAAGGAGACAGACAGCGTAACAGTGTCTTCCTTCAGGTAGGCTTCGTCATACGTTGGCCATTGCGCATCGAATGCCACTGTCTCATGTCCGAGGAGTTGCCAGAGTTCGCAAGCCATGAATGGGGCAAACGGTGTAAGCAACACAACGAGTTTCTCGAGTACTTCGCGGCTGCTGCACTTCTGCTGACTCAGTTCGTTTACGGCTATCATAAAGGCTGCCACGCTCGTGTTGTACGACATTTCCTCCATATCGTCGCTCACTTTCTTGATGAGTTTGTGGATGGATTTGAGCGATTCTTTCGAAGCCGACTCGTCAGTAACGCAGAAGTTGTCGTCCTTGTCGAAGAAGAGATTCCAGGCACGGCGCAGGAAGCGGAAGCAACCGTCTATACCGTTCTGGTCCCATGGTTTGCTCTGTGTGATAGGCCCGAGGAACATTTCGTAGAGGCGCAACGTGTCTGCTCCATATTTTTCTACTATCTGATCGGGGTTAGCCACGTTGAACATCGATTTCGACATCTTCTCAATGGCCCAGCCGCAGATGTATTTCCCATCTTCAAGAACGAATTCAGCATCAGCATATTCAGGACGCCAAGCCTTGAAGGCAGCAATGTCGAGTTGGTCGTTCTGCACGATGTTGATATCTACGTGGATGGGTGTTACATCATATTCATCTTTCAAACCTCGGCTTACGAACTTATTGGTGCCCTTGATGCGGTAAACGAAGTTGGAACGTCCTTGAATCATTCCCTGATTAACGAGTTTCTGGAATGGTTCTTCCACACACGAACAGCCATAGTCGTGGAGGAATTTGTTCCAGAAACGGCTGTAGATGAGATGCCCCGTGGCATGTTCGCTGCCACCCACATAGAGATCAACACACTTCCAGTATTCATCCACAGCCTTGTCCACCAGACACCCGTCATTGTGCGGATCCATATAGCGCAGATAGTATGCACTCGATCCTGCGAAACCTGGCATGATGCTCAACTCAAGCGGGAACACGCTCACATTGTCAATACGGCTGTTTTCCACAACAGTGTTGCGGGCTGTGTCCCATGCCCACTTCGTGGCATTGCCGAGAGGCGGTTCGCCAGATTCTGTCGGAAGGAATTTGTCCACTTCGGGGAGTTCGAGCGGCAGACATTCTTCGGGTATCATCTGTGGCATGCCGTCCTTGTAGTAAACGGGGAAAGGCTCACCCCAATAGCGCTGGCGGCTGAAAATGGCATCGCGGAGACGATAGTTCACTTTCACGCGGCCCAACTTGTTCTCTTCTACAAATGTCTTTGTGGCAGCGATGGCTTCCTTCACACTCAGTCCGTTGAGCGAGAAACCGTTCAGTGCCGTCTTGCCCTCTGCCGGGGAATTGGTAACAATGCCTTCCTTGGCATCGAAACTCTCCTCGCTGATGTCGCAACCTTCTACGAGCGGCACTATGGGGAGGTTGAAATGACGCGCAAAGGCATAGTCGCGAGAGTCGTGGGCAGGTACAGCCATGATGGCTCCTGTTCCATAACCGGCGAGCACATAGTCTGCCACCCAGACGGGTATGGCGTCGCCCGTGAAGGGATTGACTGCATACGAACCGGTAAACACGCCACTGACTTTCTTGTTAGCCATGCGGTCCAGTTCGGTGCGGCGCTTCGTTTCCTCCACGTATGCCTCTACAGCGGCTTTCTGCTCTGGTGTGGTGAGGGCTTCTACCAATTCGCTCTCGGGCGCCAACACCATGAACGTTACGCCAAAGACCGTGTCGGCACGTGTGGTAAAGATGGTAAATTCCATGTCGCTGTCCTTCACCTTGAATTGCATCTCTGCACCTTCCGAACGGCCTATCCAGTTGCGCTGCGTCTCCTTGAGGCTGTCGCTCCATTCTATGGTGTCGAGACCATCAAGCAGGCGCTGTGCGTAAGCGGAGATACGCAGACACCACTGCTTCATCTTTTTCTGAACGACAGGATAGCCGCCACGGACACTGAGTCCGTCCACCACCTCGTCGTTGGCGAGCACCGTGCCCAGTTGAGGACACCAGTTCACCATGGTCTCGCCCAGATAGGCTATGCGGTAGTTCATCAGCACTTCCTGCTGCTCCACATCGCTCATGGCGCTCCATTCGTCTGCCGTGAACGATAATTCTTCAGTTCCTACTGCATGGCAGCCCTCCGTGCCTTTCTCTGAGAAGTGGCGGATGAGTTTTTCGATGGGCTGTGCACTCTGACAGACGTCGCAATAGAAAGAATTGAACATCTTTCGGAAAGCCCATTGTGTCCAATGGTAGTACTGTGGGTCGCAGGTGCGCACCTCGCGGTCCCAGTCGAAGGAGAAACCTATGAGGTCGAGTTGCTCGCGGTAACGCTTGATATTCTGTTCTGTGGTAATGGCAGGGTGCTGACCCGTCTGTATGGCATACTGCTCTGCGGGAAGTCCGTAGGCATCGTAACCCATCGGGTGAAGCACGTTGTAGCCCTTTAAACGCTTGTAGCGGGCATAGATATCGCCGGCAATGTAGCCGAGCGGATGACCCACGTGCAGACCAGCTCCGCTGGGATAAGGGAACATCGACAGCACGTAGTACTTCGGCTTCGCACTGTCCTCTTCAACGTGATACACTCGCTCGTCAGCCCATTTCTGACGCCATTTGCTCTCTATTTCAGTGAATTTATACTCCATTGGTATATCTGTTGTTTATATTTTTTTTGTTCAAAAACATATTATCGTGCAAAGTTAGTTGAAGACCGCCGATAGACAAAACTTAAAAACTGAAAAAATATAAAACTGATTTATAATTCTGTTTTAGAACACCCCTAAAGCACAAGAAGGCAGCCGCTACCGACTGCCCTTCTGTTCTCTCTGATTCGGAAATGCTATCTCACACGACCGCCATGCACATAGCCCAGGTATCGCCCGTTCATGTCGTATGCACGCACCCAGTTGCCGCTGGCACGCGTGTACTGAATGCGGTCGCCGTTGTAGAGCCTGCCGCGTATGGCAGAACTGCCGTTTGCTGCACTGCGGATATTCACATAGCCGTCAGGGTCATAAATGCGTCCTACATTCATGCCGGGACCATACGTCCGTGTACCTTTGGCACGCAAGCCGCTGTTGTGAACGTAGCCAAGGAATCCGCCGTAGGCATTTCTATATACGCGGTACCACCTGCCCGAGCCTGCACCATAGTAGAGCGTGGTGCCGTTGCGGTAGGAAGTAACGATGCCATAATTCGTGCCCGGACCGGTGCGTACGTTGACATAGCCATCGGATGCACTTACCACACCGAGGGTGTACTGACGTTGTGCCTGTGCTGCCACAGTAAAGGCGAACACCAAGGCAAAAATGCTGAGAAATCTTTTCATAATGCGTTTTTTAGGGATGGTTAATGAATATGGTTAATAAAGAGACTATAATTTCTCTCCGTAACTGAGGTCGCCGGCATCACCCAAACCGGGCACGATGTAGGCATTCTCATTGAGGTGGTCATCGATGGCTGCCGTCCAGAGTGTAACATCGTCGGAGGGAAAGGCTTTCTGAAGGCGGTCTATGCCTTCCTGTGCGGCTATAACGACGCAGATGTGGAGTTTTGAGGGTTGACCCGCCTGTATAAACGCCTTGTACGCCAGTTCCAGACTGCCACCCGTGGCGAGCATGGGATCAACGAGCAGGAACGTGCTGCCGTCAAGACGAGGTGCAGCGCGGTATT
Encoded here:
- a CDS encoding glycosyltransferase family 2 protein; amino-acid sequence: MTRFSILVACYNAEPYLRQTLDSLLSQTLTDIEVICIDDCSTDSTPQILNEYAAKDRRVKMLKTSENSGQAVARNLGLRHATGVLTTMVDADDWLAPDALEKMWQTFSTREDIDSLAFRLQMVEERGITHPFKEDETIPPLMTGEEACLLAINWRLHGFAAVRTELHRRYPYDETTRVYSDDNTSRIHYLKSRFVAQTDADYFYRQHPASVTHQRDTKRLDFLRANDSLRQTLESEGANDQILQTCEDYCWRIFLGICKDMLNQRGKMTENEWKTTEKRLQEAYDNMQLKRLDPKLRKSLRIGPLFGFGSFIMREKFIASLKKHKTTDA
- a CDS encoding SDR family NAD(P)-dependent oxidoreductase, which gives rise to MTTKRAIIIGASSGIGREVARLLLREGYDIGIAARRENQLIAFKEEFSQSGRVEIMPIDVTADNAAERLEALIEKLGGMDLYFHAAGIGKQNRELEPDTELQTVQTNALGFTRMIGAAYRYFAKQGTGHVAAITSIAGTKGLGPAPAYSATKAMQATYLEALEQQARNRKLNIHFTDIRPGFVDTDLLSGDFRYPMMLKPEKVARQIVRAIKHRRHVCIIDWKYRLLTMAWRCIPRCIWRNIKL
- a CDS encoding YitT family protein; the protein is MTTPRLFHPTVLQEVRDYSFITLGLLMYAVGYTCFQLPYQITGGGLAGICALLFYTTSLPVYITFFTVNIILLIMAVKVLGWKFCVKTIYGVVVLTVILAVMQDVMINYGAEHANMYEISPQHLPKLLGTQSFMACVIGSAIEGIALGLVFLHNGSTGGTDIIAAIVNKYRNVSLGQIIMLIDIFIITSALFTPIGSLEKLLYGYTTLIIASVLLDYVNDRGRQSVQFLIFSRFHEQIAEAITTETSHSVTILNGMGWYTKKDRMVVCVLARKRESTTIFRIIQSVDPTAFVSQSKVIGVFGEGFDRIKTKAKKTKKKEGESLPPPAQA
- a CDS encoding non-canonical purine NTP diphosphatase, which gives rise to MRKQILFATNNAHKLSEIRAILGKDFHVLSIADIDCHGELPETCDTLEGNARQKARYIFDNYGIDCFADDTGLEVEALGGAPGVHTARYAYPDRNDTEANTAKLLSELKGERNRNARFRTVIALINGEGEHLFEGIVRGEITTEKRGTDGFGYDPVFAPYEIGKTFAEVGPEVKNNISHRARAVRKLCEYLKDANLNEL
- a CDS encoding SH3 domain-containing protein, yielding MKRFLSIFALVFAFTVAAQAQRQYTLGVVSASDGYVNVRTGPGTNYGIVTSYRNGTTLYYGAGSGRWYRVYRNAYGGFLGYVHNSGLRAKGTRTYGPGMNVGRIYDPDGYVNIRSAANGSSAIRGRLYNGDRIQYTRASGNWVRAYDMNGRYLGYVHGGRVR
- a CDS encoding M48 family metalloprotease, translated to MRFLRILTALMLVLAVCHAPATAQMDWLKVLTGTVKAGKAATISDADLAKAVRQEVAKMDAKNKVCSSNSNYARRLSRITSGMTSADGIKLNFKVYLTKDINAFACPDGSVRVYSALMDELSDDELLGVIGHEIGHVALRHSKKAWRSALIRSAASDFMGAASSTWSALSDSYLGSLTSAALSAKHSRYHETQADEYAYKFLKKCHKDPTAMIDALKKLKNMSEGSSSKYSTILHAFSSHPDFDERIRHLEDMD
- a CDS encoding O-fucosyltransferase family protein; this translates as MGKKLTVTALGGLCNRLRVLFSALTFHRETGIPVKLVWQADWQCKAKYSHLFKPIKEEGFKVVEGGFFDKVTNHRNLYTPALPRSFYYGKQFFNYHPNRNGNLIELFEKYNKIYLSTGYTLMPYTHEITTLLHPKTVLQDQVDFLCQRYTDNTVGVHIRRTDNEKSIIVSTDDAFIEAMKQEEGAKFFIASDDEEVKWKMREIFKGRTITQETDARRDIVRSLQDAVVDLYCLTRTRKILGSYWSSFSDEAAEIGNIPMIPVGFTGIDPDDMEDEYDDDEDE
- the leuS gene encoding leucine--tRNA ligase, which gives rise to MEYKFTEIESKWRQKWADERVYHVEEDSAKPKYYVLSMFPYPSGAGLHVGHPLGYIAGDIYARYKRLKGYNVLHPMGYDAYGLPAEQYAIQTGQHPAITTEQNIKRYREQLDLIGFSFDWDREVRTCDPQYYHWTQWAFRKMFNSFYCDVCQSAQPIEKLIRHFSEKGTEGCHAVGTEELSFTADEWSAMSDVEQQEVLMNYRIAYLGETMVNWCPQLGTVLANDEVVDGLSVRGGYPVVQKKMKQWCLRISAYAQRLLDGLDTIEWSDSLKETQRNWIGRSEGAEMQFKVKDSDMEFTIFTTRADTVFGVTFMVLAPESELVEALTTPEQKAAVEAYVEETKRRTELDRMANKKVSGVFTGSYAVNPFTGDAIPVWVADYVLAGYGTGAIMAVPAHDSRDYAFARHFNLPIVPLVEGCDISEESFDAKEGIVTNSPAEGKTALNGFSLNGLSVKEAIAATKTFVEENKLGRVKVNYRLRDAIFSRQRYWGEPFPVYYKDGMPQMIPEECLPLELPEVDKFLPTESGEPPLGNATKWAWDTARNTVVENSRIDNVSVFPLELSIMPGFAGSSAYYLRYMDPHNDGCLVDKAVDEYWKCVDLYVGGSEHATGHLIYSRFWNKFLHDYGCSCVEEPFQKLVNQGMIQGRSNFVYRIKGTNKFVSRGLKDEYDVTPIHVDINIVQNDQLDIAAFKAWRPEYADAEFVLEDGKYICGWAIEKMSKSMFNVANPDQIVEKYGADTLRLYEMFLGPITQSKPWDQNGIDGCFRFLRRAWNLFFDKDDNFCVTDESASKESLKSIHKLIKKVSDDMEEMSYNTSVAAFMIAVNELSQQKCSSREVLEKLVVLLTPFAPFMACELWQLLGHETVAFDAQWPTYDEAYLKEDTVTLSVSFNGKTRFTLDFPADASKEEIEKAALEAEQSKKYLEGFQVVKVIVVPGRIVNIVLKK
- the porZ gene encoding type IX secretion system anionic LPS delivery protein PorZ, which encodes MRKLLLFLITSIIALSSPAQRIGDWTMYQSYYNATASVVADDYVFGIYGGNLLRYTPEDTEVKFYTRNDGLNGKNITLTGYSSTQQTLVLVYDDNNIDLLDVTTDDVVNMAQLKNNTSTVGTVTELSVNGDYAILGSTAGVTVINLARTELRGFYAKKSAVTATAFYDGTVYAALESGGILAGRLEDNLNEDAQWKTIDSHGATVLKPFAGGLYLLTASEGLWRITKDAEGNHSVTKINGASYNKNMFANRTQCVLFNPGGVTIFESSSPNYPKHEIPLTNSWQSVAKAADGTFWVADGGNGLVGYSFNGTSFKTTGTSVGNYGPQNDNCGFLKFEGERLLVSGGIFDYYERNFYDPAVSYYENDTWNSMQTGGISAVTGMPFRSVTSMAQDPKDPNHHFAATGDYGLYEFKNGKYVNYYNLHNSPLKAFSGNQPFYVRVDGLAYDKNGYLWMTNEQVDTIFRILKPNGTWTKLYSPQLANSRHINPIMFDSDGRLWAASRSFIGTHRGGLYCIDYNGTIDNTSDDKATFRYSMINEDGATIDLSGGVFCMAQDKTGQIWFGGSAGIFVVENPADYASSDFQVLQVKVPRNDGTNYADYLLTGISCTAVAVDGANRKWIGTSGYGLYLVSPNGQEIIEQFNTENSPLPSDNILSIAVHPSSGEIFIGTDKGLVSYHSEATEAMETLDKDNVKVYPNPVRPGYNGNVIVSGLTDAADVKIMTTGGQAVATGTSTGGTFVWNVRNFKGEPVAAGVYYILVATADGKEHIAAKVVVVR